CAAATTTCAAAGGAAAAGTGTAGGGGtcaaattacacacacacacacacacacaaacactcTAAATCACTTGACATTTGGGCTAACTGTACATgtgtgaaatttaaattttaaaatttttaaagaggcacaataatttttaaatttcaaatgacATGGCTATTATGGCATAGTTTCCAaaattaggggggggggggggggagccctTATGGTAAAGATTAATAATATCTTAGTACAAATTGGTATTGGAAAAAGTATGGGCAATTAAGAAAAATACAATGATAAAATTGTCAATTGTATTAGATTAAGTAATAATAAAGCACTTCATGAATGATCGAGCATCGACAAATGATTTACACAAACAGATTTAATCTCAAAAGAGAATATTGCATTGTTTTAAACTTTAAGGGTGGTAAAAAGTAGCAATAATATCATTTTGTAGTAATGTTAATTAATATATTACAGTTGATTTTGAAGCAACGACTATCATAGTCAATTTATAAGCATATTTTGTGCCAATTGCCTTCTCCATTGGATATCAAATAAGTCAAGtaaatatcatttaaactatGGATGAATCAAGAAAACAAAGAAATATAAATTGACTATAAGCATTATAACTTCATTCTCATAATTTCACATTTGATTATAAGCACTATAAGTTAAATTCGTATATTTCTTTGACTATAAATTGACTATAAGCGCTATATCATTTTCCCTACTTTGTTCTCTTGATTTGACCACACTTTTTTATATATCATTTTGTAGCATGAGAATATTATCTTTAAACAATACTTCATTTATCAATGATCaaaattttatcaattatttaaaatatttttaattttttaaaattatgaaaatagtaaaaacTGTAAGAAAAAATTTCTCTCCCATCAAATATAGAGTTTGTATATTTTCCATCTCTATCTAACCAATGGATCCCCTGGTTGTTAGTAGAGGTCCTTCCCTTAGTGAATCTCATGCAAGGAAGATGATTGAGGAGGTATCCGATGAGGAAATAAAAGCTGCCCTGTTTAGTATTGGGGAGGACAAATCTCCTGGCCCAAATGGTTTTACTTCATGTGTCTTCAAAAAGGCTTGGAATATTATTGGAAAGGAATTTACCTTGGCAATTAAGGAGTTTTTCATCAATGGTAAGCTCCTTAAGCAGTTGAACCATACCTCCATTGCACTGATAGCTGAGTCTCAGCATGCAGATTCTATATAGCAATATAGGCCCATTTCTTGTTGTAATGTGGTATATAAAGTCATCTTGAAGATTTTAGCTAATAGAATTAAACCAGGGTTGAATACTCTAGTGGATAAAGCTCAGTCTGCCTTTTTAAGTTAGAGGTTtatgatagaaaatatttttctagttcAAGAGCTGGTTAGGAAATATGCCAGAAAGAGAATTTCTCCAAGATGTATGCTCAAAATAGATCTTAAGAAGGCGTATGACTCAGTGTCTTGGAGTTTCTTGAGAGGTATGCTTATTCATTTGAACTTTCCAGAGACTATGGTGGGTTGGGTGATGCAGTGCGTAACTACTTCATATTCCCTCTCTTTGAATGGGGGTAGGTATGGGCTATTTGCTAGGAAAAAGGGCCTAAGACAGGGTGACCCTTTATCACCCCTCCTGTTTGTTATATGCATGGAATACCTTTCGAGGCTCCTTAAGGATCTGGAAGAGGTACCTAGGTACAGATTTCATTCAAAATGTGGGGACATGAAAATTTCCCACCTGGCTTTCGCCAATGACTTGATTATATTTGCTAGGGGAGATGACTCTTTTGTTAGAATGGTTATGGATAGACTGAACCTGTTTGTTGATTGCTCAGGGCTTCGTGCTAGTCTAATTAAATCTAACCTTTATTGTGCTAGATTAAATGGTAGTGCTCTGGAGTTGATTAAGAGCATAACTGGTTTCCCTTTGGCTGGCTTCCCATTTCGTTATCTGGGTATACCACTGGCTTCCATGAGACTGAATGTGATGCATTTTTCTCCCCTCATTAACAGAATTGGCAATCAGATTAGCTCTTGGCCAGGTCACTCTCTCTCTTATGCAGGTAACCTGCAGCTGCTTAACTCAATAGTGTGAGGTGTGGAGTGTTTTTGGCTTTCGATCTTTCCTATTCCTAATTCTCTGATGACTCGTGTGATTAAACTCTGTCGAGCCTTCCTATGGGGTGGTAAGAAGAAGCCATTGGTCGCATGGAGTGATGTATGCTTGCCAAAAATGGAGGGTGGATTGGGGGTTATGGATCTCAAAAGTTGGAACTTGGCCCTACTCACTAAAACCTTATGGAATATACATAATAAGAAAGATTCCTTATGGTCTAGGTGGGTTAGCCATGTTTATTTAAGAGGTGGTAATTTATGGGAGGCTATAGCCAAACACAATGATTGCCCCTTATTCAAGAAACTCATTGACATAAAGAACATGCTGATTGTTAGATGTGGTGATAGAATGAAGGTTGTGGATAAGCTAAAGGAATGGGATGATGGGCAACATTTCCACTGTCATGAAGCATACCAGTTTTGGAGACCTAAAGGGAGTATTGTACCGTGGCACAAGTTGATATGGAAGAATCCATGTGACCCGAAGCACTCATTTCTACTATGGATGGCTGCTAAAGGTAAACTACTCACCAGTGATAGATGAATTGGGAGGATATTGATGACACGTGTGCTGTGTGGAGTTGAAAAGGAGAATGCTAAGCATCTATTCTTCAAATGCAGAATATCCAGTACTGTTTGGAATCACTTAAGAGGATGGCTTAAAATGACCCAGGCAATGTCTACAATTAAGGCCAATATCAAATGACTTATCAAAGAAGTCAAGAGGCATAGGAGTTACGGCGGAGGCTAAGAGGGCCTGTCTTGCCATTACTATTTATTGGATTTGGCACTTCCGAAACAAAAGGAGATTTGAAGGGCTAGTAACTCATCCGGAAGCTATTGTAAAAGTGATCCAAACTCACACTTTCAGAATAATTTATGATAAATTCCCATTCCTGTGTACTTGATCGTAGTTAGTTGATTACTTGATCCGAGGAATGCCCAGGCATGGATGTATGGTGTGATTGTTAGCCTTTGAGTCGTATGTTTTCTCTGGTTGTGTGTGAGCTTTGGGCTATTTTTACATATCCATTTTTGatctatataattataatttttagataaaaaaaaaaaagttctaaatatttttctcctctctttttatttttcataatgaCCCTTTAggttataaaattaatattacaatCATCAACACAGAAAGCAACCAAATCCATGTTATCACACAACTGAGAAAGCATCATAGCTAATTTGCAAGGGGAGGCCACTTTCTAGCAGGGAACATGAATATCATGCCCCATCTATTAACTGAGATTGGATATCATTTTCtattattaatttctaaataattataaaaaaaaaaatgtcacatGATGCAGTTTCCAAGCAAGCCCTAAATCTTTTTAATAAGCTTCCTATAATTCTCATCAGCACTGATACAACATAACAGGATGCAGTTTATCAAGTGTATAACAAATGATTTGGTAGGGAATCTTAATGCACAATGTCCAAACGTACACAGAGCACTTACATTTTGATAGAAGAGATCAACTAGAAATCACTTTCAGCCTAGTGATTCAAACTGCTAGAGATTTGCAGCTCATTACATCATCATCAGAAGGCAATTTGGGTATAGAAGAGCTCACCATTACTCCTCCAACACTAACAGCACTGCCAACATCAATGACAACTGTGCTAAGTCCCTTCCCTACAACAAATATGTTCTTCCCAATGGCAACTAGCCTACAGGGCGGTCTCGTAAGTAGAGGTGAGAGCCTCCCAACGGCCACCcattctctcttttccttctGCCACATCATCAGCCTGGTTCCTGAACTCTGATCTAACACATAAAGCTTCCCATCAACAACAGCAGCTGGACCTCGCCAGCCTGACGCCAAATCAGCATCTGCATGCTGCCATGTGCCGCTTGATGGATCGTAAACAACTGCATACACATGAGAAGATACAGCAGAAGAGCCACAACGTATATGAATTTTCCCATCCAAGACTATGGAATCTTCAATGTCTGGGACAATGTTGGAATCTGAATGAGGTTTCCAGCTGTTTGTGCATGGATCATAGGTGTCCCAGGAATGGGGATCACTTGACTTTGAGCCCAACCCACCGATGGCATATAATTTCTCATCGAGAACTTCACAGGCAAAATAGCACCTGGATGCAATAGAAGTCATAGATGACTACTTGAAATTTGAAAAAGACATGGAATACAAAGTTTCAAGCATATAATTCTGCATATAGCACAGAAGCCTACAGAGACAAGTTCAACTAATAAGGTACAGACACAATCACAAGTTTAATTTGATCATAAATCAATACTTCTTAAAGGTTCAGGTAATCCACAAAAGCAATTCTAaactaattttctcaaaaaaaaatgGGCATAGGATAGAGGTAACTCTTAACAATATAGGAATGGGGCAAAAAGGAAACAAAAGAGCAAACAAGCAAACGAATGAAAACAACTGAACACTATATATCAAGACAATTTATTCCCTTTGAAAGTCGCCTGAAAAGATTACAGAAGGTTCCAGATTAACAATGTATAGATCAGAATGTTATCTTCTACAGCAAATACTGGCCCAACAAAATTATCTTAGCCATTATGTAATCCCATAACAAAGTACCACAAAGGGAAAAAATATTCTCCAATTTCAGCTCTCCCGGTTCCTCCCaagaaaatctaaaaaataaaaaaaatgacctATTTCTGTAAAATACAATATTCACATAAAGAAACAGAagcaacaaaataaaaataataatatcaatgaCTCAGCACAATGTCACTATGCTACTCAGCAGCTGAAATCTACTTCAATGAATGTTTAAATGTCTGTGACTAGTGCAAGTAAATGAGAAAAAGATACAAGCAACGAAGGATACCTTGCAGTTGATAATGGAGCAGCTTCACTCCAAATGTTTGTAGAAGCATCATAGCAGTAGACTTCATCAGTAGCATCTTCAAACCAACCACAGCCACCCAATAAGTAAACTTTCTTTCCCAACACTTCAAAACCCATGCCTTTCCTCTTCAAGCTGTGAGACGGAATGCCTTCGACAAGCTTCCAACACCTTCTTGATGGGCTGGGGTCTAGCACATAACAGCAAACCCTCTCAGACTTGTCTCTACACAAAGCATAAATCCAAGTTTCATCCAGATTATGCTTTCGTCGATAAGAATGCCATTCTTCACTGCACACTAAGTCTCTCCATCTCCTTGAAACACATTTGAGAAGTCCATGATACTTCCGAGGAACCCTTGTCAAACAGAAAAGAGCTATATCATCTGGAAGCCCACATATCAGTGCTGATGGAGTTAAATCAGCCTTACTAGAACTCTCTAACCCACCTTCTTTGAGTTTCATTGCAATGTTTTAGCTCAAAAGATGTCCTACAGAAAGAATAACTCAAAATCTTTAAAATGGCAGATTCAGACAATCAAACAATAGTATCCATTTTCTTTGTCTAAGTTTTCCCTTTTTCTCTTTCTTGGATTCTTGTTTTCATACATGAATAAATTGGAGAATCTGAAAAGATGGTGACACTCCACCTCAATCAATCTTCAGATTCCATGCCGGGCATGTTTGGCATGTTTTTGCTCACCAAACTTTAGGCCTTGTTCAGCTGtcgaaaatagttttattttccatttccacTTTTTCTAAGAATTACAAAAATAGCGCTGTGTTATTGGGTTTTTCAACATTTATACAGAGAATGTGAAAaacagtaaaaatatattttccaacaTTCCTAAAAGCCTGTTTGGAGCTaagaaaatattagggaaaggaaagaaaaatatcaaggaatcctcattttcatgtttggttattaaggaaatgagaaagaaaattaatataaactttcatttttgatagtatttaatagagaagaaaaatataagggaaaatgagtttccttcttattttcctttcgtTTCCTTTCCCCACATAAAACTCTTGATCCAAGCAAACCCTAAATAAATGTTAGAAAACTAAAAATTCGATACATTTTTGTAATTAGGAAAATAAGAACtgtttccacaactaaacagatGTTTAGATTCTTGCAACATCACTCAAAGCAAATATGGCAATCCAAACAATGTTAGGACAACAACTACAAATACAcaaatctctctctctgtctctctctctctctctccacataCACACACCCACAGAGTTAACTTCTATTCACCTATATGTGAAAACACAACCCATATTACAGTCAAAATGCACAAATCTAAAGCCgtctttttaatttcaaatctaaATCTCAACTGAACCAAGATCAAGCCTGACCAATGAGGCATCCAAAAATGTATCCCCCAAAATATTAGCTTACTCCATGTCTTTGAGCAtctgataaaaataaaatattccaTTCACTCTGCAGTGTTTGGTCCGTACGTACAGTTTCAAcaccaaaaaatagaaaaattcaatCGAAAAATCAACCCTATGGAAGTACGCAATTTCTTTTGCAGACGGCATATTTCCAAATCCCAAGATCATGCAATTTCTTTCCCGAGATTGTCAAGAAAACAATGCCTATGCGAGTCATAACACCTCACTAATTCTACAAACAACGAATGTGTAACCATTTTTTGGTTCAAAGAATGCATAGTTCCATATTCGCAAATCAAGATTTCCTAGCGATGGCCAAATTCAAACTCAAACCGGGCAGCTTCTCACATCTACACGGATCACAAATGAACAAATAAAGGGTTCACAAATAACTTAAAGCataaattattattactataattattaatattttggTGTTACAATTGGAATGTCGCACGAACAAGCAGATCAAAGAGAGGGAAAATCGATGATGCTATGGGAATCCAAATTACAGAATTTCAGAGAAACATCATACCGTATGCGAAAAATGAATcacattggaaaagttaaaaacaaaaagaaaaagaacacagCACAGAGAAAAGATCGAAACTGACCTTAGGAATTGGTTTGAAACCAGAAAGAAAGGCACTCTCGATGCGAAGGAAACGAAGAGAGAGATGAAGGCTTTGAGGTTCCTGCAATGAACTTTAGATATGTTGGTGATGGCCTGATGGGGGTGGGTTTTCTAATTAAAGCTTTCTATTGGGTTGAAATcagatttagaataatatataaaGGGGTGATAATGATATAACAGCATTCTTATGAAAAAACCGAGGATTATTACTTCTAAAATTTTTAGATAATTAcaaacttatttttaaaaattctatttggaaaaaaaaaaataagaagaaaacttatttttattgtaatcttTCTCAATGTAAGATAAAGacattattaaaaataaatttcaattaaatataattagaaatttttaaaattaaattttaataatgtataaaattaattttttataatattatttttctctaattttttaaaatttcaaaaaatacctAAGATTTATAtaggaaatgtaaaaaaaataataaaaaaatgtttttaattttcgtatataattttgaaaaggtgacatttttgtaattacGTAGAAAACTTAAAATAATAGAAAGTATTATTCTCACAAGAGAAAAAAAGGCTTGGATTTCCTTCTAGAATTTTTAGAGCATCTCAATTTAGCTATTAgtaattgaaatatatatatataaagaaagtCATTGTAgagataaagaaaaaaataaaaattgaaaattggcCCCTTTTCTTTTAGTTAGTAATAGAGATAAtaagattaaaataattattttgtatGAATGATAAGGTGCAAAACGCACACTACATGTTCTCTATAGTTCCAG
This region of Malania oleifera isolate guangnan ecotype guangnan chromosome 10, ASM2987363v1, whole genome shotgun sequence genomic DNA includes:
- the LOC131166387 gene encoding F-box/kelch-repeat protein SKIP4, whose amino-acid sequence is MKLKEGGLESSSKADLTPSALICGLPDDIALFCLTRVPRKYHGLLKCVSRRWRDLVCSEEWHSYRRKHNLDETWIYALCRDKSERVCCYVLDPSPSRRCWKLVEGIPSHSLKRKGMGFEVLGKKVYLLGGCGWFEDATDEVYCYDASTNIWSEAAPLSTARCYFACEVLDEKLYAIGGLGSKSSDPHSWDTYDPCTNSWKPHSDSNIVPDIEDSIVLDGKIHIRCGSSAVSSHVYAVVYDPSSGTWQHADADLASGWRGPAAVVDGKLYVLDQSSGTRLMMWQKEKREWVAVGRLSPLLTRPPCRLVAIGKNIFVVGKGLSTVVIDVGSAVSVGGVMVSSSIPKLPSDDDVMSCKSLAV